A stretch of Lentibacillus sp. JNUCC-1 DNA encodes these proteins:
- a CDS encoding IS110 family transposase, with the protein MDILIERACGLDVHKDNITACIITPKGKEIETFSTKTVYLIGLVDWIKEHKCTHVAMESTSVYWKPIVNLLEAEDIEFLVVNAQHIKAVPGRKTDVKDAEWIAKLLRHGLLKASFIPDRKQRELRELVRYRRSIIEERARQLNRIQKVLEGANIKLGSVVSNITGVSSLDMLRSIANGVEDLDVLANYARGVMKQKKEQLKLALQGYIQDHQRFMIKTIIDHYDYLTKTIDMLDEEIAQRMSEYQEDIERLDSIPGIATRMAEQILAELGTNIKKQFPTAPQMCSWAGLVPGNNESAGKRKSSRTRNGNKYLKSALIEAAHSLRGSKTYLGALYRRTAARKGRKRAAIVVAHAILRIAYYLLTRKEMYVDLGEDHFDKQRKQSIVNHSLRRLESLGYTVDIKEQEVS; encoded by the coding sequence ATGGATATACTCATTGAAAGAGCATGCGGTTTGGATGTCCACAAAGACAACATTACTGCATGCATTATCACACCAAAAGGAAAGGAGATTGAAACATTTTCAACCAAAACTGTTTATCTGATCGGATTAGTGGATTGGATCAAGGAACACAAATGCACACATGTTGCGATGGAAAGCACGAGTGTCTACTGGAAACCAATTGTTAATTTGTTAGAAGCAGAAGATATTGAATTCTTAGTAGTGAATGCGCAACATATTAAAGCTGTTCCAGGAAGAAAAACAGATGTCAAAGATGCTGAATGGATTGCTAAGCTTCTTCGTCATGGTTTACTAAAGGCTAGCTTCATTCCAGATCGGAAACAAAGGGAACTACGTGAACTTGTTCGGTATCGTAGAAGCATCATCGAAGAACGTGCGAGACAACTCAATCGAATTCAGAAAGTCCTAGAAGGCGCTAACATCAAACTAGGTTCTGTTGTTTCTAACATTACAGGCGTCTCTTCTCTTGATATGCTTCGGTCTATAGCTAATGGCGTTGAAGACCTTGATGTTTTAGCCAATTATGCAAGAGGCGTAATGAAACAGAAAAAAGAACAACTAAAACTTGCTCTACAAGGTTATATACAAGATCATCAGCGGTTCATGATAAAGACTATTATAGACCACTATGATTACCTTACTAAAACAATAGATATGCTTGATGAAGAGATAGCTCAAAGAATGAGTGAATATCAGGAAGATATTGAGCGACTGGATTCAATCCCAGGAATAGCAACAAGAATGGCTGAACAAATACTTGCAGAGCTTGGAACAAATATTAAAAAACAATTTCCTACTGCACCGCAAATGTGTTCATGGGCGGGGTTAGTTCCCGGTAATAATGAAAGTGCTGGGAAACGTAAATCATCTAGAACTAGGAATGGAAATAAATATTTGAAATCTGCATTAATTGAAGCAGCTCATTCACTTCGGGGTTCCAAGACCTATCTCGGAGCACTCTATCGTCGTACGGCTGCCCGTAAGGGTAGAAAACGAGCAGCAATTGTAGTTGCTCATGCCATTTTACGAATAGCCTACTATCTACTAACTCGTAAAGAGATGTATGTAGATTTAGGCGAAGATCACTTCGACAAGCAAAGAAAACAATCTATTGTTAACCATTCACTGCGCCGCCTAGAAAGTTTAGGATATACAGTTGATATTAAGGAACAAGAAGTATCTTAA
- a CDS encoding stage V sporulation protein AA: MVDTVYLRMRKNVDLTDMKLLKLNDIAYISAPSALKSHLLETDIYRMTEKDQNTVVIDGFMVIDHLNEIFSDAEFQMVGPNEAIIRVHKQRKRTPIVIVAFIWLLLFIGTAMTIMNFHYDVSMQEVQQKLHYIITGEKKEYPLWLQIPYSIGLGVGMLLFFNHWFKKRFNEEPSPLEVEIFNYQQSLDQYAVQHENKLHD; the protein is encoded by the coding sequence ATGGTTGACACTGTATATTTGCGGATGAGGAAGAATGTTGATTTGACTGATATGAAACTGTTGAAATTAAATGACATTGCATATATTTCCGCTCCGTCAGCTCTTAAATCACATCTTTTGGAGACCGACATTTATCGTATGACAGAGAAAGACCAGAATACAGTTGTGATCGATGGCTTTATGGTTATTGATCATCTGAATGAGATATTTTCAGATGCTGAGTTTCAAATGGTTGGTCCAAATGAAGCGATTATCCGTGTGCATAAACAGCGGAAGAGAACACCAATTGTGATTGTCGCTTTCATCTGGCTGCTGCTATTCATTGGAACCGCTATGACCATTATGAATTTCCATTATGATGTCAGCATGCAAGAAGTTCAGCAAAAACTACATTATATCATAACAGGGGAAAAGAAAGAATATCCCCTTTGGCTGCAAATTCCTTATTCAATCGGCCTTGGGGTCGGAATGCTGTTGTTTTTTAATCATTGGTTTAAAAAGCGATTTAACGAAGAACCAAGCCCACTAGAAGTTGAGATCTTCAATTATCAGCAAAGCCTTGATCAATATGCTGTCCAGCATGAGAATAAACTTCATGATTAA
- a CDS encoding stage V sporulation protein AB, giving the protein MIKEIVLRVAESIIGFAGGLAVGAGYVAFLTVLGIIPRLIQLSKTSHLLKVYAACIILGSMFGIYLSFADVSWDHPVILVVIWGAFHGIFVGMIAAGLTEILNVFPLLSKRIGLNRYLKGLMMAIVFGKVAGSLFQWLYFVQ; this is encoded by the coding sequence ATGATTAAAGAGATCGTATTAAGGGTGGCAGAAAGCATCATCGGTTTTGCTGGAGGTTTGGCAGTGGGAGCAGGTTATGTGGCTTTTTTGACCGTATTGGGCATCATCCCCAGGCTGATTCAATTAAGCAAAACAAGTCACCTCCTTAAAGTGTATGCAGCATGTATCATACTAGGTTCCATGTTCGGCATTTATTTAAGTTTTGCCGATGTCTCCTGGGATCACCCTGTTATCCTTGTTGTTATATGGGGGGCATTTCATGGGATTTTTGTGGGGATGATTGCAGCTGGTTTGACGGAAATTCTTAATGTGTTTCCGTTATTATCAAAGCGCATCGGACTTAACCGATACTTGAAAGGATTAATGATGGCAATTGTTTTTGGCAAAGTTGCCGGGTCGTTGTTTCAATGGCTTTATTTTGTTCAGTAG
- a CDS encoding spore germination protein — protein sequence MSKRKHKAPVSRRIKVNEAYMKEHLGIGVSFDLGFRKLTLLKKDVYIYYLTGLTETPIIVELLEQLVRINDDERQSQKLDDIIQNRLVHQQVNAVDTMDEAVDQLLSGLIVVFIDGFTKGYVIDVRSYPGRTPEEPDTERVIRGSRDGYTENVVINTALTRRRIRDERLRNEMLKVGERSKTDVCVAYLQDVADKGLIDLVKSKINEIEIDGISMAEKSLEEFIVKRGIIPYPMVRFTERPDVAATHLLEGHVVILVDTSPSAIIVPATFFHHMQHAEEFHQSPVIGTVIRWLRFCAVLMSIFLLPLWLLFVMDPTLLPKALSFIGPNEEGNIPISIQIIMGMAGIEFLRMAAIHTPTPLSTAMGLIAAVLIGQIAIDVGMFSPEVILYVSLSAIGGYVTPSYELSVANKLANVFLVIVTALFGLKGFLIGVLVYTLWLVRLSALNTPYLWPFIPFNFKAMMQIIIRVPVPFSNKRPSIVHPENNYRQPVK from the coding sequence ATGTCAAAAAGAAAACATAAAGCGCCTGTTTCAAGGCGCATTAAAGTCAATGAGGCCTATATGAAAGAGCACCTGGGTATAGGTGTTTCATTTGATTTGGGATTTCGAAAACTGACGCTCTTGAAAAAAGATGTCTACATTTATTATTTAACTGGCTTGACTGAAACGCCTATCATTGTAGAATTGTTGGAGCAACTTGTAAGGATCAATGATGATGAGAGACAAAGTCAAAAGTTGGATGACATTATTCAAAATAGACTTGTTCATCAACAGGTTAATGCGGTTGATACGATGGACGAGGCCGTTGATCAGCTTCTTTCTGGATTGATCGTTGTGTTTATTGATGGTTTCACTAAAGGATATGTTATTGATGTGCGTTCATATCCGGGGCGCACGCCAGAAGAGCCTGATACAGAGCGTGTGATAAGAGGTTCACGGGATGGATATACAGAAAACGTGGTCATAAATACAGCTCTGACACGGCGCCGCATTCGTGATGAACGCCTCCGCAATGAAATGTTGAAAGTCGGTGAACGCTCTAAAACAGATGTGTGTGTTGCTTATTTGCAGGATGTTGCCGACAAAGGGCTGATCGATCTGGTAAAAAGCAAAATCAATGAAATTGAGATTGATGGGATCTCTATGGCAGAGAAATCCCTCGAGGAATTCATTGTGAAGCGGGGCATCATTCCGTATCCAATGGTCCGATTTACCGAACGCCCTGATGTGGCAGCTACACATTTGCTGGAAGGGCATGTTGTGATACTTGTGGACACCTCGCCAAGCGCCATCATAGTGCCTGCAACGTTCTTTCATCACATGCAGCATGCTGAAGAGTTCCATCAGTCCCCTGTGATTGGGACAGTCATCAGATGGCTGCGATTTTGTGCTGTATTGATGTCGATTTTCTTATTGCCCTTATGGCTGCTATTTGTGATGGATCCCACATTACTCCCAAAAGCATTGTCCTTTATTGGTCCCAATGAAGAAGGCAATATCCCTATCTCTATTCAGATCATTATGGGCATGGCGGGAATTGAATTTCTGCGTATGGCTGCAATTCATACACCCACACCGCTCTCGACAGCTATGGGATTAATCGCAGCAGTGTTAATTGGTCAGATCGCCATAGACGTCGGGATGTTTAGCCCAGAGGTTATTTTGTATGTATCTTTATCTGCAATCGGAGGGTATGTCACACCCAGTTATGAACTAAGCGTTGCCAATAAGTTGGCTAATGTTTTTCTTGTGATCGTAACTGCATTGTTCGGTTTAAAGGGTTTTCTGATTGGTGTTCTGGTTTATACGTTATGGCTGGTGCGTTTATCCGCACTGAATACGCCATATTTGTGGCCGTTTATTCCGTTTAATTTTAAAGCGATGATGCAAATTATCATCCGTGTGCCTGTGCCATTTTCCAATAAACGACCAAGTATTGTCCATCCTGAAAACAACTACCGGCAGCCGGTCAAATAA
- the lysA gene encoding diaminopimelate decarboxylase — protein MSIKQYESYKVNELGHLTIGGIDTVDLAKHYDTPLYVYDVTRIRQNARIFKDALKTLGVRGQIAYASKAFSTIAMLQIIKQEGLSLDVVSTGELYTAIRAGFPKEKIHLHGNNKTREEFSMAVEEDIGCVVLDNFHDITLLENELGDTQHMDVLMRVTPGVASHTHQYIMTGHEDSKFGFDLFNGQADEAFTRLVSHSNIHLKGLHCHLGSQLTDSSSYTQASARLFKKIRQWHEETGYEPKVMNFGGGFGIQYTDQDPLVRYEEMIASLINDVRGRVKALDIPFPEIWLEPGRAIVGNAGLTLYSVGAIKHLPNIRTYVSVDGGMTDNIRPALYNADYHGVVANKAAKKTSSTVSIAGKCCESGDMLIDELTVPETEPGDILAVYSTGAYGFSMANNYNRFPKPAVVFVEEGRDQLVVRRESLDDIIKNDLSYE, from the coding sequence ATGTCTATTAAACAATATGAATCCTATAAGGTGAACGAATTAGGCCATTTAACGATTGGCGGAATCGATACAGTTGATCTGGCAAAGCATTATGACACGCCTTTATATGTCTACGACGTTACACGCATACGGCAGAACGCCCGTATCTTTAAAGACGCTTTAAAAACTTTAGGGGTTAGAGGTCAGATTGCTTATGCCAGTAAGGCCTTTTCAACCATTGCCATGCTGCAGATCATTAAACAAGAAGGATTAAGTCTTGATGTGGTTTCAACCGGGGAACTTTATACCGCTATTAGGGCTGGGTTTCCAAAAGAAAAGATTCATCTTCATGGCAATAACAAAACCCGTGAGGAATTCTCTATGGCGGTTGAGGAAGACATAGGGTGTGTGGTGCTTGATAATTTCCATGACATTACCTTGCTGGAGAATGAGCTTGGCGATACACAGCATATGGATGTTCTCATGCGTGTTACACCAGGGGTAGCATCTCATACCCATCAATATATTATGACAGGCCACGAGGATTCTAAATTTGGATTCGATCTATTTAACGGACAAGCTGATGAAGCATTCACGCGCCTCGTCAGTCACTCTAACATTCATTTAAAAGGACTCCACTGCCATTTGGGGTCACAGCTTACTGATTCTTCAAGTTATACGCAGGCTTCAGCACGTTTGTTTAAAAAGATAAGGCAATGGCATGAGGAAACAGGCTATGAGCCTAAGGTAATGAACTTTGGAGGCGGCTTTGGCATTCAGTATACAGATCAAGACCCCTTGGTTCGATATGAAGAGATGATTGCTTCTCTAATTAATGATGTCAGGGGACGGGTTAAAGCCTTGGATATACCGTTCCCTGAGATATGGCTCGAACCAGGCAGAGCTATTGTCGGTAACGCCGGTTTGACCTTGTATTCAGTTGGTGCCATCAAACACTTACCGAATATTAGAACGTACGTATCTGTTGATGGCGGCATGACAGATAATATCCGCCCAGCGCTCTATAATGCGGATTATCATGGCGTCGTGGCCAATAAAGCGGCGAAAAAAACCAGCTCCACGGTATCCATAGCTGGTAAATGCTGTGAATCAGGAGATATGCTGATTGATGAACTAACCGTTCCCGAAACAGAACCAGGCGATATTTTGGCTGTTTATTCGACAGGTGCATATGGCTTTTCAATGGCGAACAATTACAATCGGTTCCCTAAACCTGCTGTTGTTTTTGTGGAGGAAGGCCGGGACCAATTAGTCGTTAGACGGGAATCACTTGACGATATCATAAAGAATGACTTATCGTATGAATGA
- a CDS encoding peptidylprolyl isomerase, translating to MANKGYILMNNDGKIEFELYPEAAPKTVENFASLIQDGFYDGLTFHRVIDGFVSQGGCPKGNGTGSAGYTIKCETDNNPHRHETGSLSMAHAGKDTGSCQFFIVHEPQPHLDGVHTVFGKVTSGMEHVKAMNNDDVMKEVKITE from the coding sequence ATGGCTAATAAAGGATATATACTCATGAATAATGACGGAAAAATTGAATTCGAACTGTACCCTGAGGCAGCACCAAAGACAGTGGAAAATTTCGCCTCCCTTATACAAGACGGTTTTTATGACGGGTTGACTTTTCATCGCGTGATCGATGGGTTTGTCAGTCAAGGCGGTTGTCCAAAAGGAAATGGAACAGGATCAGCTGGTTATACGATTAAATGCGAAACAGACAATAACCCTCATCGTCATGAAACTGGAAGTCTTTCAATGGCACATGCTGGGAAAGACACAGGAAGTTGTCAATTTTTTATTGTGCATGAACCTCAGCCTCATCTTGACGGGGTGCATACTGTTTTTGGTAAGGTAACTTCGGGAATGGAGCATGTTAAAGCCATGAATAATGACGATGTCATGAAAGAAGTTAAAATAACAGAATAA
- a CDS encoding site-2 protease family protein, which yields MGVLIIMLFLIVIVPVSNALHEAGHMAAAAAVHSDRFNMIIGSGRPLWQLDFGRLTITVHRMFFIGASAEQTRESPFTPLEKTWISLCGPLLNVFASLIGLMALNWISLPLIEWFILYNMWLGIMNLIPLKIKQRQSDGYIIAANLFKKQFQ from the coding sequence ATGGGTGTGCTCATCATAATGCTTTTCCTGATTGTCATCGTCCCTGTGTCGAACGCGCTTCATGAAGCCGGACATATGGCTGCTGCTGCGGCTGTCCATTCTGACCGGTTTAACATGATTATTGGCAGCGGACGCCCGTTATGGCAACTTGATTTTGGCCGATTAACGATAACAGTTCATAGAATGTTTTTCATTGGTGCCTCAGCTGAGCAGACCAGAGAATCTCCATTTACACCACTTGAGAAAACATGGATTTCGCTTTGTGGGCCGCTTTTAAACGTCTTTGCTTCCCTTATTGGATTGATGGCATTAAATTGGATCAGTCTTCCTTTAATTGAATGGTTCATTTTGTATAATATGTGGCTTGGTATTATGAATCTGATTCCTCTTAAGATAAAACAGAGGCAATCAGATGGCTATATTATTGCAGCCAATCTGTTTAAAAAGCAGTTTCAATAA
- a CDS encoding GNAT family N-acetyltransferase, translating to MLIRYKKAFEKIAMGLLSFMPEEKDVKKLQQTIKEYETNKDWHLFLWKQGDDAIGAIGVRIDDEINAVIQHITVNPSHRNMGVGKRMVHEVKKMYRDKYAVCSNDMTESFIDSCEEQDIDD from the coding sequence ATGTTAATTCGCTATAAAAAAGCTTTTGAAAAAATAGCTATGGGCTTATTGTCCTTTATGCCTGAGGAGAAGGATGTCAAAAAACTCCAACAAACGATTAAAGAATATGAAACAAATAAAGACTGGCATTTATTTTTATGGAAACAGGGTGATGATGCCATAGGAGCTATTGGTGTACGCATTGATGATGAGATCAATGCCGTCATTCAGCATATTACAGTTAATCCTTCACATCGTAATATGGGTGTCGGAAAGCGTATGGTTCATGAAGTGAAAAAAATGTATAGGGATAAATATGCCGTTTGTTCAAATGACATGACAGAATCATTTATCGATTCTTGTGAAGAACAGGACATTGATGATTAA
- a CDS encoding YjcZ family sporulation protein, protein MSGGYYGGGFALIVVLFILLIIVGAAWF, encoded by the coding sequence ATGAGTGGTGGATATTACGGTGGAGGATTTGCGTTAATCGTTGTTTTGTTTATTCTCTTGATTATTGTTGGCGCTGCGTGGTTCTAA
- a CDS encoding segregation/condensation protein A — protein sequence MSLSYEVKLDAFEGPLDLLLHLIYQYEIDIYDIPVAQITEQYMGYIHAMQQLELNVASEYLVMASTLLALKSQMLLPKQEFDEEDEYEEDPRQELMEQLIEYKKYKEAAKHLEEKENEALGVYTRPPVQLEKNEAKPLMEPGAVSIYDMLDALAHVLERQKWNEPLDTTVQRTDISIEDRMDQVLDMVKANHKGIRFDHLFDTYTRSHIVVTFIAVLELMKHNSILCEQKHHFDPIIIYGEGA from the coding sequence ATGAGTTTGTCATATGAAGTAAAGCTGGATGCATTTGAAGGTCCGCTCGATTTGCTGCTCCATTTAATCTATCAATATGAAATTGATATTTATGATATCCCTGTTGCGCAAATCACGGAACAATATATGGGCTACATTCATGCGATGCAGCAGCTTGAGTTAAATGTTGCAAGCGAATATCTGGTTATGGCATCGACCCTTTTAGCACTCAAAAGCCAGATGCTTTTGCCTAAACAAGAATTTGATGAAGAAGATGAATATGAAGAAGATCCTCGTCAGGAACTTATGGAACAGCTGATCGAGTATAAAAAATATAAAGAAGCCGCTAAACATCTCGAGGAAAAAGAGAATGAGGCTCTTGGCGTTTATACGCGTCCACCTGTGCAGTTAGAAAAAAACGAAGCAAAACCTCTCATGGAACCGGGCGCTGTCTCGATCTATGACATGCTGGATGCACTTGCCCATGTGCTGGAGCGTCAGAAGTGGAATGAGCCACTTGATACCACCGTGCAGCGCACTGATATTTCTATAGAAGACCGCATGGATCAAGTATTAGATATGGTCAAAGCTAACCATAAAGGGATACGGTTTGATCATTTATTCGACACTTATACACGTTCCCATATTGTGGTCACGTTTATCGCTGTTCTTGAATTAATGAAACACAACTCTATTCTCTGTGAGCAAAAACACCACTTTGATCCTATTATAATTTATGGGGAGGGCGCATAG
- the scpB gene encoding SMC-Scp complex subunit ScpB has product MEYKEIKAIIESLLFASGDEGVKVRQLSHVLEVESEMIQHLLEELKFDYDNKQSGIMLAESQETYFLTTKPEYSPYVQKLLNTPHTSKLSQASLETLAIIAYGQPITRTEIEHIRGVNSDRAVQTLAARSLVEEVGRKEGAGRPVLFGTSKTFLTYFGLSTLEELPELPSEVDVQDITEEADLFFDAFNDETE; this is encoded by the coding sequence GTGGAATACAAAGAGATCAAAGCTATTATTGAAAGTCTTCTATTTGCGAGTGGGGACGAGGGTGTTAAGGTTAGACAGTTGTCACATGTGCTTGAAGTTGAAAGTGAAATGATTCAACATTTATTGGAAGAGTTAAAGTTCGATTATGATAATAAGCAGAGTGGCATCATGCTTGCAGAATCCCAGGAAACATATTTCTTAACGACGAAACCGGAATACAGCCCTTATGTTCAAAAATTGCTCAATACGCCACACACCAGCAAATTGTCACAAGCTTCACTTGAAACACTTGCTATAATTGCGTATGGACAACCCATTACGCGGACGGAAATAGAACATATCCGTGGCGTAAATAGTGATCGAGCCGTTCAAACCCTTGCAGCACGCTCCCTGGTTGAAGAAGTCGGCCGTAAAGAAGGAGCGGGAAGGCCAGTATTATTTGGAACAAGTAAGACTTTTTTAACTTATTTTGGTTTGAGCACGTTGGAAGAACTCCCAGAACTTCCCAGTGAAGTTGATGTTCAAGATATTACAGAGGAAGCAGATTTATTTTTTGATGCATTCAATGATGAAACAGAATAG